In one Candidatus Peribacter riflensis genomic region, the following are encoded:
- a CDS encoding carbohydrate kinase, yjef related protein, with amino-acid sequence MERLKDSHKGENGKVAVIGGSETMHGAPLFAALAAEASGVDLIFVSLPKCHAETAKATSLNFQVHPFAGDDLAATDTAPILELLATLDCAVVGPGIAHGNAKSLKALMTIVAESPCRLILDATALQPETLELVRGKSAVLTPHLAELERMNLTAADLSQQAGNAGAVIFLKGPIDSIAGPDGSLTELKGGNAGLTVGGTGDALAGLIAGLMAQGLEPLDAAKKAGAVIKRAAEELFEKYGYAFGTRRIIKEIPKMLKTIA; translated from the coding sequence GTGGAACGGCTGAAAGACTCCCACAAAGGCGAGAACGGAAAGGTTGCAGTCATCGGCGGGTCCGAAACGATGCACGGCGCGCCGCTCTTTGCCGCACTGGCGGCCGAGGCCAGCGGCGTTGATCTGATCTTCGTGAGCCTGCCCAAGTGCCATGCCGAAACCGCGAAGGCGACTTCTCTCAATTTCCAGGTCCATCCTTTTGCCGGTGATGATCTGGCCGCAACGGATACAGCGCCGATTCTGGAGCTGCTCGCCACCTTAGACTGCGCCGTGGTAGGGCCGGGCATCGCCCACGGGAATGCAAAGAGCCTCAAAGCACTGATGACGATCGTGGCGGAATCCCCCTGCCGCCTGATTCTGGACGCGACCGCATTACAGCCGGAGACACTGGAACTCGTGCGCGGAAAATCCGCCGTCTTAACCCCTCATCTGGCGGAACTGGAGCGGATGAACCTGACAGCAGCCGATCTTTCACAGCAGGCAGGCAATGCGGGAGCAGTCATCTTCCTTAAGGGTCCCATCGATAGCATCGCCGGGCCTGACGGCTCCCTGACGGAACTGAAGGGCGGCAACGCGGGCCTGACGGTCGGCGGCACAGGGGATGCCCTTGCAGGGCTGATTGCCGGCCTCATGGCACAAGGCTTGGAACCGCTCGATGCAGCCAAAAAAGCCGGTGCAGTGATCAAGCGCGCGGCGGAGGAGCTCTTCGAAAAATATGGGTATGCATTCGGAACAAGGCGGATCATCAAAGAAATCCCAAAGATGCTCAAGACGATAGCGTGA
- a CDS encoding group 1 glycosyl transferase: MKLALVADWLPTFGGAEHVIAELHALWPSAPLFTTVARHGHLGSLDGADIRTSALQRWYRLLKRHEVLLPWMPRVVEAMDLRAFDVVVSSSHAVSKGVIPPISAVHVCYCHTPMRYAWEMEEEYLRDFRVPRLLKRTAKRFLKSMRRWDLTTAKRVDCFLANSTTTQERIARVYGRESVVIPPPVQERFLEFPLPTAEERKGFLAIGRLVPYKRFDLLVEAANLLHLPLKIAGTGRDLARLRAIAGPTVQMLGFVPDADLPHLYSHARALLLPQIEDAGVVPIEAQACGTPVLALRRGGVLDTVQEGKTGLFFEEQTVAALRDVLDRFAKTTFSADTIREHARQFSSTRFRAQILDAVQQAVSRFGKKQI; the protein is encoded by the coding sequence ATGAAGCTGGCTCTCGTCGCCGACTGGCTCCCGACATTCGGAGGTGCCGAACATGTCATTGCGGAGCTCCATGCCCTCTGGCCCTCTGCCCCCCTCTTCACCACCGTGGCGCGGCACGGACATCTGGGATCACTGGACGGGGCGGATATCCGTACGAGCGCACTCCAGCGCTGGTACCGCCTGCTGAAGCGCCACGAAGTGCTCCTGCCGTGGATGCCGCGCGTCGTTGAAGCTATGGATCTGCGGGCATTCGATGTCGTCGTGAGCTCTTCGCATGCCGTCTCGAAAGGCGTGATCCCCCCCATCTCCGCCGTGCACGTCTGCTACTGCCACACCCCCATGCGTTACGCCTGGGAGATGGAGGAGGAATACCTGCGGGATTTCAGGGTGCCGCGCCTGCTGAAGCGCACGGCAAAGCGCTTTCTTAAAAGTATGCGCCGCTGGGATCTGACGACCGCCAAGCGCGTGGATTGCTTTCTCGCCAATTCGACCACGACGCAGGAACGCATCGCGCGCGTGTACGGCCGCGAGAGCGTCGTGATCCCCCCGCCGGTGCAGGAGAGATTTTTGGAGTTTCCGCTCCCGACGGCAGAGGAACGAAAAGGTTTTCTCGCAATCGGCCGCCTCGTGCCCTACAAACGTTTCGACCTGCTTGTCGAGGCGGCAAACCTGCTGCATCTGCCACTGAAGATCGCCGGAACCGGCCGTGATCTTGCACGCCTCAGAGCCATCGCCGGGCCGACGGTCCAGATGCTCGGATTCGTGCCGGATGCAGACCTGCCGCACCTGTACAGCCATGCACGCGCCCTGCTGCTGCCGCAGATCGAGGATGCAGGCGTCGTCCCGATCGAGGCGCAGGCCTGCGGCACTCCGGTGCTCGCACTGAGGCGCGGAGGCGTGCTGGATACCGTGCAGGAGGGAAAGACGGGTCTCTTCTTTGAGGAACAAACAGTTGCCGCGCTCCGGGATGTGCTCGACCGCTTTGCGAAGACGACCTTCAGCGCCGACACCATTCGCGAACATGCACGGCAGTTTTCGAGTACGCGCTTCCGCGCGCAGATCCTCGATGCGGTGCAGCAGGCCGTCTCCCGCTTCGGGAAAAAACAAATCTAG
- a CDS encoding peptidase M23 family protein — protein sequence MSQESVIRWLSLRVRIVCAAAFVVASFAPPYAPKAVFAFQEIESIDQQFLLVEEGFLMKSSSLTQQGGRRAYSEAIAHKVKEGESLERLTQRYQISKETIIWANHLKEGATIHPGDELVILPVDGVLHAVKAGQTLLGIAELYDIPAETIAQQNKIKGSFLMAGQELIVPGGKPIVSKPTVVAVAPSSKAPVKTGNGRTPPPTKPMEEVTTAPTSGVLQKPCSGKCFITQYFNPSHYALDLQEKGGGAVYAAEAGTVIRAEYGWNGGYGNVIEVDHGNDLITLYAHNKELLAKVGDQVQRGQLIAAMGNTGLVYGSTGIHIHFEVRVKGVKKNPMLYIEE from the coding sequence ATGTCTCAAGAGTCCGTCATTCGCTGGCTGTCTCTCCGAGTGCGCATCGTGTGTGCCGCAGCATTCGTCGTTGCCTCATTCGCACCGCCCTATGCGCCCAAGGCGGTGTTCGCTTTTCAGGAGATCGAGTCAATCGATCAGCAGTTCCTCCTCGTCGAAGAAGGGTTTCTAATGAAATCCTCTTCGCTCACGCAGCAGGGCGGACGCCGCGCGTACTCCGAAGCCATCGCGCACAAGGTGAAGGAGGGCGAGAGTCTGGAGCGTTTGACGCAGCGGTATCAGATTTCCAAAGAGACCATCATCTGGGCCAATCATCTCAAAGAGGGCGCTACGATTCATCCCGGCGATGAGCTCGTCATCCTTCCCGTCGATGGTGTGCTCCACGCCGTGAAAGCGGGGCAGACGCTCCTCGGCATCGCCGAGCTCTACGACATCCCGGCTGAGACCATTGCGCAGCAGAACAAGATCAAAGGCAGTTTCCTTATGGCGGGCCAGGAGCTGATTGTGCCGGGCGGCAAGCCGATCGTCAGCAAGCCTACGGTGGTGGCGGTGGCCCCATCTTCCAAAGCTCCGGTGAAGACGGGGAACGGACGTACGCCCCCGCCCACCAAGCCGATGGAGGAGGTCACGACTGCGCCGACCTCCGGGGTGCTGCAGAAGCCGTGCAGCGGTAAATGCTTCATCACGCAGTACTTCAATCCCAGCCACTACGCCCTCGACCTGCAGGAGAAGGGCGGCGGGGCGGTGTATGCCGCCGAGGCCGGGACCGTGATCCGGGCGGAGTACGGGTGGAACGGCGGGTACGGCAACGTGATCGAGGTCGACCATGGCAATGATCTCATCACGCTCTACGCGCACAACAAAGAGCTCCTCGCGAAGGTGGGGGATCAGGTGCAGCGCGGGCAGCTCATCGCGGCGATGGGCAATACGGGGCTCGTGTATGGGTCCACCGGCATTCACATTCACTTCGAGGTCCGGGTGAAGGGCGTGAAGAAAAATCCAATGCTGTATATCGAGGAGTAG
- a CDS encoding serine-type D-Ala-D-Ala carboxypeptidase: MSSVLSVLLLGLFPVAAEIPPPPPPFASLVGVPIAPLQERISIGRRLSASGIIVIDLASGQMLYGSQADVERPMASLTKLMTALLIVEHHDLDEWVTVPKEATEITGSVAYLPPGEQFTVGDLLSALLVASANDAAVTLARFHSGSTEAFVKEMNARAAALGLTGTQYANPSGMDDPRQWSTPRDIARLTAHIQKEPALRERLALKGTRIAGKSGQEIALTHTHALLRARNPFVEEGKTGTTNAAGQCLVSVVGEGEREYVVVLLHSQQRYDDMKAILASLFGAEGTTDIPVQDTECAQGGGCPAP; encoded by the coding sequence ATGAGTTCGGTGCTCTCCGTGCTCCTCTTGGGTTTGTTCCCCGTGGCAGCCGAGATTCCACCTCCCCCTCCACCGTTCGCTTCTCTCGTCGGGGTACCCATTGCCCCGCTTCAGGAACGGATCTCGATTGGCCGTCGGCTCTCCGCCTCGGGCATTATCGTGATCGACCTTGCCTCGGGTCAGATGCTCTACGGATCTCAGGCGGATGTCGAGCGACCCATGGCCAGTCTCACTAAGTTGATGACTGCGTTGCTCATCGTAGAGCATCATGATCTTGATGAGTGGGTGACCGTTCCCAAGGAGGCGACAGAGATCACGGGCAGCGTGGCGTACCTCCCGCCCGGCGAGCAATTCACAGTGGGGGATCTGCTCTCTGCGCTCCTCGTCGCCTCGGCCAACGATGCGGCGGTGACGCTGGCGCGCTTTCACAGCGGCTCCACCGAAGCGTTCGTGAAAGAGATGAATGCGCGTGCCGCGGCGCTCGGGCTCACCGGCACACAGTACGCGAACCCCTCGGGCATGGATGATCCCCGTCAGTGGTCCACCCCGCGCGACATTGCCCGCCTCACCGCGCACATTCAGAAGGAGCCTGCACTGCGAGAACGGCTGGCGCTGAAGGGGACCAGGATCGCGGGTAAGAGCGGCCAGGAGATCGCACTCACGCATACGCATGCGCTCCTCCGTGCACGCAATCCCTTCGTCGAGGAGGGCAAGACCGGAACGACGAATGCGGCGGGACAGTGTCTCGTGTCGGTGGTGGGCGAAGGGGAGCGTGAGTATGTGGTGGTGCTGCTCCACTCGCAGCAGCGCTACGACGATATGAAGGCCATTCTTGCATCGCTCTTTGGAGCGGAAGGTACGACCGATATTCCCGTACAGGACACAGAGTGTGCCCAGGGAGGCGGTTGTCCCGCTCCGTAG
- a CDS encoding putative ABC transport system ATP-binding protein translates to MIHLTHITKAYPLGREQITVLKGISLAIRSGEFVAIMGPSGSGKSTLMNIIGLLDTPTGGSYLLEKKEVATLTENEQADVRSKRIGFVFQAFNLLPRMDALRQVMQPLLYQGWPRAEAEQKARQALHTVGLSERIAHNPNELSGGQQQRVAIARALVTEPAIILADEPTGALDTHTGEEVMEILTTLNTQGKTIVMVTHEPSVAAFAQRTIHIQDGLIFKQ, encoded by the coding sequence ATGATTCACCTCACGCACATCACCAAGGCGTATCCACTCGGCAGGGAGCAGATCACCGTACTCAAAGGGATTTCACTCGCCATCCGTTCCGGAGAATTCGTGGCCATCATGGGGCCGTCGGGGTCAGGAAAATCCACGCTCATGAACATCATCGGGCTGCTCGATACACCAACCGGGGGATCATACCTCCTCGAAAAAAAAGAGGTTGCCACCCTCACCGAAAACGAGCAGGCGGACGTGCGCAGCAAGCGCATCGGCTTCGTCTTTCAGGCCTTCAACCTGCTGCCGCGCATGGATGCCCTGCGGCAAGTGATGCAGCCCCTGCTCTACCAGGGGTGGCCGCGTGCAGAAGCCGAGCAGAAGGCACGGCAGGCCCTGCATACCGTCGGTCTCTCGGAACGAATTGCACATAATCCCAACGAGCTTTCTGGCGGACAACAGCAACGCGTAGCGATCGCCCGCGCCCTCGTCACGGAGCCCGCCATCATTCTCGCCGACGAGCCGACCGGCGCGCTCGACACGCACACCGGAGAGGAGGTGATGGAGATCCTCACAACCCTGAACACACAGGGCAAGACGATCGTCATGGTGACGCACGAACCCTCCGTGGCCGCGTTCGCCCAGCGCACGATCCACATTCAGGACGGCCTTATTTTCAAACAATGA
- a CDS encoding peptidase, which yields MAEVSDFWYNTLMLRVEINIPHPLETLCLLLAAGGVMLWMAWDVPQSASMDARSPAEVRGGGGADREARVLAFKSAEDDARRIRLEQAVLARREEILRYQLQVLETEASRVGNDDAVRAAKTELLSLLGDTRAAEQKFLETLREMWEAEGLSAAAAMGSPGVVRMLWPVEPERGLSAGFLDAAYEQRFGIPHHAIDIPVSQGSAVRSAADGVVEKVVDNGLGYSFILVKHDGFATLYGHVSGFFVAEGDEVRQGDVLGASGGMPGTPGAGAISTGPHLHFEVIAQGERIDPLTVLPARTTVRSGGPSRPEVDQVQS from the coding sequence ATGGCTGAAGTGAGCGATTTTTGGTACAATACTTTGATGCTCCGCGTGGAAATCAACATCCCTCATCCGCTTGAAACACTCTGCCTTCTGCTCGCGGCGGGAGGAGTGATGCTGTGGATGGCATGGGATGTGCCCCAGAGTGCATCGATGGATGCACGTAGCCCGGCAGAGGTCCGCGGCGGCGGCGGGGCGGATCGTGAGGCGCGGGTACTGGCATTCAAGAGTGCCGAGGATGATGCGCGGCGGATCAGGCTCGAGCAGGCGGTACTCGCGCGGCGTGAGGAGATTCTTCGCTACCAATTGCAGGTTCTGGAAACCGAAGCGAGCCGCGTCGGCAATGATGATGCGGTGCGTGCGGCGAAGACAGAGCTCCTTTCGCTGCTCGGCGACACGCGTGCTGCCGAACAGAAATTCCTCGAAACTCTGCGGGAGATGTGGGAGGCCGAGGGGCTCTCGGCGGCCGCAGCCATGGGGAGCCCGGGAGTGGTGCGCATGCTCTGGCCTGTAGAACCGGAACGGGGTCTTTCAGCCGGTTTCCTCGATGCCGCTTACGAGCAGCGATTCGGCATTCCGCACCATGCGATTGATATCCCTGTTTCGCAGGGGTCCGCTGTGCGCAGCGCCGCAGATGGAGTGGTCGAAAAGGTCGTGGATAACGGTCTGGGATACAGCTTTATCCTCGTCAAACATGACGGCTTCGCCACACTCTATGGACACGTGAGCGGCTTCTTTGTCGCAGAGGGGGACGAGGTGCGTCAGGGGGATGTGCTGGGAGCCTCGGGAGGCATGCCGGGCACGCCGGGAGCGGGGGCCATCTCCACGGGTCCGCACCTGCACTTTGAAGTGATCGCTCAGGGCGAGCGCATCGATCCGCTCACGGTTCTTCCCGCCCGAACGACCGTTCGGTCGGGCGGGCCGTCGAGGCCGGAGGTGGACCAAGTTCAGTCGTGA
- a CDS encoding RND family efflux transporter MFP subunit: MNGMMLSSLRTRLSAHLPERARTLLQRISAGNYLIGLVTALVLGSSYLAFAQGSSQSSTPTGELSSVERRSIVTSVKAVGSVTFANEQQLKFNQKGTVAKVLVQEGDRVKRGQVIAELDKTTVFADVRQSQLALGASRLQLEQLEANREADVLTAQNAVNSAERQVEQAQSDLRQTRKTELQSMASTAQDILIASEKLLDSFYGVLTADTVARPPADITTLEIDRHLYRDWVLKNDVELSFREGVNQATAIGQQYGALNSEQDPEVILRALKEMQSLAETIQKLGEQTYQLMQGASTDTITFTVATLNTLRQTVNTNRSTAAGLVDDALTAQASLVALTEDDALPSTTLQTKEDTLATNQESQLMKEVDLQSTLRDLDIQIKLKENDIGQKSASLTKLAKTLDDYRIVAPFDGIVRRVDFQVGDNLLADTAEAKYVVLENPEYLIITIPLDQVDVVKVRRDMPAHITLDALPGQRFEGTIDEINPTPIEESGVVSYEVDVKLPMPADLTILSGMTATVEVVTTQKENVLVIPNLAIQRKENGASVQTASGETVLVETGLTDGRYTEVLSGLREGDSVLSVNLTTTTRQTTSDSTQQLMRNMGRLSGGGSGPPR, encoded by the coding sequence ATGAATGGGATGATGCTCTCCTCACTACGCACCCGACTCTCCGCACACCTGCCGGAACGCGCTCGCACATTGCTGCAACGCATTTCGGCCGGCAATTACCTGATCGGGCTTGTGACCGCTCTCGTGCTGGGGAGCAGCTATCTCGCCTTTGCGCAGGGGAGCAGCCAGTCATCGACACCCACAGGCGAGCTCTCGTCTGTGGAACGCCGGAGCATCGTCACCTCTGTGAAAGCCGTGGGCTCCGTGACCTTCGCCAATGAACAGCAGCTGAAATTCAATCAGAAGGGCACGGTGGCAAAAGTACTCGTGCAGGAGGGGGACCGCGTGAAGAGAGGGCAAGTGATCGCAGAGCTCGACAAGACGACCGTGTTCGCCGATGTGCGCCAGTCACAGCTCGCGCTCGGAGCCAGCCGTCTGCAACTGGAACAGCTGGAGGCGAATCGCGAAGCAGACGTGCTGACGGCGCAGAATGCGGTGAATTCGGCAGAGCGCCAGGTGGAACAGGCACAGTCGGACCTGCGACAGACGCGCAAGACCGAACTGCAGAGCATGGCTTCCACCGCACAAGATATCCTCATCGCATCAGAGAAACTCTTAGACTCCTTCTACGGTGTCCTGACAGCGGATACGGTGGCGCGCCCGCCTGCGGATATCACGACCCTGGAGATCGACCGTCACCTCTACCGCGATTGGGTGCTCAAGAATGATGTGGAGCTAAGTTTTCGGGAGGGGGTGAACCAGGCCACTGCCATCGGTCAGCAGTATGGAGCCCTCAACAGCGAACAGGATCCGGAGGTGATTCTGCGGGCACTGAAAGAAATGCAGAGCCTGGCTGAAACGATTCAAAAGCTCGGCGAGCAAACGTACCAACTGATGCAGGGGGCAAGTACAGATACCATCACCTTCACCGTCGCTACCCTGAACACTCTGCGTCAGACGGTGAATACGAACCGCTCCACTGCCGCAGGGCTCGTGGATGATGCGCTGACGGCCCAAGCCAGCCTCGTTGCCCTGACGGAGGATGATGCTCTTCCCAGCACCACGCTCCAGACGAAGGAGGATACGCTGGCGACGAACCAGGAATCTCAGTTGATGAAAGAGGTGGACCTGCAGAGCACGCTCAGGGATCTGGATATCCAGATCAAGCTGAAGGAAAACGACATCGGCCAAAAGTCGGCCTCACTCACGAAACTGGCGAAGACACTGGATGATTACCGGATCGTCGCCCCGTTCGACGGCATCGTGCGCAGAGTGGATTTTCAGGTGGGCGACAACCTTCTGGCAGACACGGCGGAAGCCAAATACGTGGTGCTGGAAAATCCAGAATATCTGATCATCACCATCCCCTTAGACCAGGTGGATGTGGTGAAGGTGCGCAGAGATATGCCCGCCCACATCACCCTGGACGCGCTGCCCGGACAGCGATTTGAAGGGACCATCGACGAGATCAATCCCACACCCATCGAAGAATCCGGCGTGGTGTCGTATGAGGTGGATGTGAAGCTCCCGATGCCTGCAGACCTCACCATTCTCTCGGGCATGACCGCCACCGTAGAGGTGGTCACAACGCAGAAAGAGAATGTGCTCGTCATCCCGAATCTTGCAATCCAGCGCAAGGAAAACGGCGCGAGCGTGCAGACGGCCAGCGGCGAAACCGTCCTGGTGGAGACTGGCCTGACAGACGGCCGCTACACAGAGGTGCTCTCGGGCCTTCGGGAGGGTGACAGCGTGCTCTCCGTCAATCTGACGACCACGACCCGGCAGACCACCAGCGACTCTACACAGCAACTCATGCGCAATATGGGCAGGCTCAGCGGAGGCGGTAGCGGCCCACCCCGCTGA
- a CDS encoding Response regulator — protein sequence MHILLIEDQEKLADNIRQFLTLEHYAVTVAHDGKEGFEKAMTQEVDLLILDVNLPGMDGYLICSLLRQRKRDMPILMLTARTKQQEIVHGLNLGADDYLGKPFDLDELLARVRALLRRKGTTKQPRLTAGSIVLDTNTHEVFREDKSVDLSPKEYGLFEFLLRNKGVVQERPRIIEHVWGGRDDLLFSQTVDVHVAYLRRKLGKDAIETVPGKGYLVPADR from the coding sequence ATGCACATCCTCCTCATCGAAGACCAGGAGAAATTGGCAGACAACATCCGGCAGTTTCTCACGCTGGAGCACTATGCAGTCACCGTGGCACACGATGGGAAAGAGGGCTTTGAGAAAGCGATGACGCAGGAGGTAGATCTGCTCATTCTCGATGTGAACCTGCCCGGCATGGATGGCTACCTCATCTGTTCCCTGCTGCGGCAGCGCAAGAGAGACATGCCGATTCTCATGCTCACGGCACGCACCAAGCAGCAGGAGATCGTGCACGGGCTCAACCTGGGAGCGGATGATTATCTGGGAAAACCTTTCGATCTGGATGAGCTCCTTGCGCGGGTGCGCGCTCTGCTCCGTCGCAAGGGGACTACAAAACAGCCGCGGCTGACGGCGGGGTCCATCGTGCTCGACACGAATACGCACGAGGTCTTTCGGGAGGACAAGAGCGTCGATCTCTCGCCCAAGGAGTACGGGCTTTTTGAGTTCCTGCTGCGCAACAAGGGCGTGGTGCAGGAGCGTCCGCGCATCATCGAGCACGTGTGGGGCGGACGGGACGATCTGCTGTTCTCGCAGACGGTGGATGTGCACGTGGCGTACCTCCGGCGCAAGCTGGGCAAAGATGCAATCGAGACTGTTCCCGGAAAGGGCTACCTCGTTCCCGCGGACCGGTGA
- a CDS encoding antimicrobial peptide ABC transporter permease, with amino-acid sequence MNILENIRNALGAIGSNKMRSALTMLGVIIGVASVVLMVAIGQGAQKSVTSRIESLGTNLLAISPGSPTQTNVRFGGGSSTLPEEDIAAIREYVQGLSGIAPELRGRSQVIVGNLNVSTTVVGTTADYTTVRNAAVAYGSFLTEDDVAQFNKVAVLGPTVVQSLFPDTPNPLGSDIRIGNNIFTVIGVLESKGQQGFNDQDDMIVIPLSTMQQRITGRDVVSSIYVSVADQTAMEKTQMTITAVLLNAHGITDVSKQDFTVLNQADAVETLNEVTSTFTLLLGGIAAISLLVGGIGVMNIMLVSVTERTREIGIRKAIGAKKRDILLQFLVESTVLSVLGGIVGTLLSAGGAWIVRANFSLDATVAPSSVLLAFAFSVAVGIFFGMLPAWKAAKLRPIEALRYE; translated from the coding sequence ATGAATATTCTGGAAAATATCCGCAACGCATTGGGGGCGATCGGCAGCAACAAAATGCGCTCCGCGCTCACCATGCTCGGCGTGATCATCGGCGTGGCCTCGGTCGTGCTCATGGTCGCCATCGGGCAGGGGGCACAGAAGAGCGTCACCTCGCGCATCGAAAGCCTGGGGACCAATCTGCTGGCCATCTCTCCGGGCAGCCCCACCCAGACCAATGTGCGCTTTGGCGGCGGGAGCAGCACCCTGCCGGAGGAGGACATCGCGGCGATCCGGGAATACGTGCAGGGCTTAAGCGGCATTGCACCGGAGCTCAGGGGCCGCAGCCAGGTGATCGTGGGCAATTTGAATGTCTCGACGACGGTGGTCGGTACCACGGCGGACTACACGACCGTGCGCAACGCCGCAGTCGCCTACGGCAGCTTTCTCACCGAAGACGATGTCGCCCAGTTCAACAAAGTCGCCGTTCTCGGCCCGACCGTTGTGCAATCGCTGTTCCCGGATACTCCCAATCCCCTGGGAAGCGACATCCGCATCGGCAACAACATCTTCACGGTCATCGGCGTGCTGGAATCGAAGGGACAGCAGGGCTTCAATGATCAGGATGACATGATCGTGATTCCGCTCTCCACCATGCAGCAGCGCATCACGGGCAGGGATGTCGTGAGTTCCATTTACGTATCAGTGGCCGATCAGACAGCCATGGAAAAAACGCAGATGACCATCACCGCAGTGCTCCTGAACGCGCACGGCATCACGGATGTGAGCAAGCAGGATTTCACCGTCCTCAATCAGGCCGACGCGGTCGAGACGCTCAATGAAGTGACGAGCACGTTCACTCTGCTCCTCGGCGGCATCGCGGCCATTTCGCTCCTCGTGGGCGGCATCGGCGTGATGAACATCATGCTGGTCTCGGTCACGGAGCGCACACGCGAGATTGGCATCCGCAAGGCCATCGGGGCCAAGAAGCGCGATATCCTGCTGCAGTTCCTGGTGGAATCCACCGTCCTGAGCGTGCTGGGGGGCATCGTGGGAACGCTGCTGAGCGCCGGGGGTGCGTGGATCGTGCGGGCAAACTTCAGCCTCGATGCCACAGTCGCCCCGTCATCGGTACTGCTCGCATTCGCTTTCTCGGTCGCCGTGGGTATTTTCTTCGGCATGCTGCCCGCATGGAAAGCGGCCAAGCTCCGCCCCATCGAAGCGCTACGGTATGAATAA
- a CDS encoding dGTPase, with the protein MKPLVARMTQANTLLAPYAVPHEGVLGRTVKEPEDETRFPFQRDRDRIIHTQAFRRLKGKTQVFVAGLRQGYGRQAGGSDHVRTRLTHTMEVAQISRDIARTLRLNEDLAECIALAHDLGHPPFGHAGEEALDTWMQTHETRFEHNEQSLRIVTLLEEHTSHTPGLNLNREILEGLNKHFTPHDAPAASTTGHIPTLEGQLVNLADEIAYTAHDCDDGLASALFSFDDITGIPLGKRAEKRAQDRGTSLRGALIHLLVTDLYEATEKELTSHSVRSLQDVTIASGSLVRFSPAMERDLQAIHDFLWQRLYLHPHVQSCNAYGQAIVIALCRFYEAHPHPKILELQKRTGSSLPEAIKDYVAGMTDAFALRQAQDFKLTTELGPPPASTARPTERSFGREEP; encoded by the coding sequence ATGAAGCCGCTTGTAGCCCGCATGACACAGGCCAATACGCTCCTCGCCCCCTACGCGGTGCCGCATGAAGGAGTGCTGGGACGAACGGTGAAGGAGCCCGAAGATGAGACGCGATTCCCCTTTCAACGCGACCGCGACCGCATCATTCACACGCAGGCTTTTCGCAGATTAAAAGGAAAGACGCAGGTCTTCGTCGCCGGCCTTCGCCAAGGCTACGGCCGGCAAGCAGGAGGATCGGACCATGTGCGCACACGCCTCACCCACACCATGGAAGTGGCGCAGATCAGCCGCGATATCGCACGCACACTGCGCCTGAACGAAGATCTGGCCGAGTGCATCGCATTGGCGCACGACCTCGGGCACCCGCCGTTCGGCCACGCGGGGGAGGAGGCACTGGATACGTGGATGCAGACGCATGAAACCCGGTTTGAGCACAACGAGCAGTCTCTGCGTATCGTTACGCTGCTCGAGGAACACACGTCACACACACCCGGCTTGAACCTCAACCGCGAAATTCTGGAGGGACTTAACAAACACTTCACGCCGCACGATGCGCCTGCGGCTTCCACCACCGGCCACATCCCGACACTCGAAGGACAACTCGTGAACCTGGCCGATGAAATCGCCTACACCGCGCACGACTGTGATGATGGGCTTGCTTCTGCACTTTTCTCTTTCGACGACATCACGGGGATCCCGCTTGGCAAGCGGGCCGAAAAACGCGCGCAGGATCGCGGCACATCGCTCAGGGGAGCGCTCATCCATTTGCTGGTGACCGACCTGTACGAAGCCACGGAAAAGGAGCTGACCTCCCATTCCGTTCGCTCGCTGCAGGATGTCACTATCGCATCCGGATCGTTGGTGCGTTTTTCTCCGGCCATGGAACGGGATTTGCAGGCCATCCACGATTTTCTCTGGCAGCGCCTCTACCTGCACCCGCACGTACAATCATGCAATGCCTACGGACAGGCCATCGTCATCGCGCTGTGCCGGTTCTACGAAGCGCATCCTCATCCGAAAATCCTGGAACTGCAGAAGAGGACGGGCAGCTCGCTGCCAGAAGCCATCAAAGATTATGTCGCCGGCATGACAGATGCCTTCGCCCTGCGGCAGGCGCAGGACTTCAAACTCACGACTGAACTTGGTCCACCTCCGGCCTCGACGGCCCGCCCGACCGAACGGTCGTTCGGGCGGGAAGAACCGTGA